A window of Thermovirga sp. genomic DNA:
ATTCCAAGACGTCTTCAGCCCCGCTGGGGCTTCTCGTCATGAGGGCAGTCGAGGCCCTGGATGAAGGGAAGGGTCATGATGAGATCGTTTCGCTGGTCGAGAAGAGCATCGCCGGCACGAAGATCTTTATAAGCCTCAGGACCCTCAAGTACATGGTCAGGGGAGGAAGGGTCAGTCCCGTCAAGGGGTTTCTGGCGTCCATGCTGAACCTGAAGCCCATAGTCATCGTCGATGAAGATGGTTTCGCCAGATCCTTCGGCCAGACCCGGGGCTGGGAGGAAAACGTGAAAAAGATCAGGGAGTTAATCGGCCTGGAGTGCCGGAAAGCCAGCGTTTGGAACTACGCCATAGTCCACGCCCACTCCCCTGAATCGGCCGAGATAGCCGCTTTGGGCCTGACCGAGATAGTGGGCCGAGAGCCGGCCTACGTGATGGATATATGCCCCGTGCTTGGGGCTCATACGGGGTTAGGGTCCGTGGCGGTGGGGTTGCTCGTGGAGTAGGGGCGTCATGGCCGAAAGAAGAGGGAATAACCTCGAAGTGGAGAAGAAGCAGGCAACGGAGCGCCTCGCCGAGTTGATCGAGAAGTCCAGGGTCATGGCCAACCTGGAGATGCTCCTGGACAAGCGTAAACTCCTCTGGAACAACTTCCTGGCCGGACTAGCTAAGGGGCTCGGCTTTGGCGTGGGTCTCACCGTCCTTGCCGCCGTGGTGATCTACTTCCTGGTGACCATCCTGAAGTCACTGGTCGCCCTGAATATCCCGATAATAGGAAACCATATTGTTGATC
This region includes:
- a CDS encoding DegV family EDD domain-containing protein, which translates into the protein SKTSSAPLGLLVMRAVEALDEGKGHDEIVSLVEKSIAGTKIFISLRTLKYMVRGGRVSPVKGFLASMLNLKPIVIVDEDGFARSFGQTRGWEENVKKIRELIGLECRKASVWNYAIVHAHSPESAEIAALGLTEIVGREPAYVMDICPVLGAHTGLGSVAVGLLVE